AATCGATAACTAGACGAGCTTTACGAGGAGCAATACGAACGGTTTTAGCAACTGCTTTAGCTTGCATTAGAGTAGCCTCCTCTCTTCATTAGCGTTTTGTTTTCTTGTCGTCGCCAGAGTGTCCCTTGAACGTACGGGATGGCGCGAATTCACCAAGTTTATGACCTACCATATCTTCTGTCACGTATACTGGTACGTGTTTGCGTCCATCATAAACTGCGATTGTGTGTCCAACAAAGTTTGGGAAGATTGTAGAACGACGAGACCAAGTTTTGATCACCTGGTTTTTACTGTCTTCGTTCAACTTCTCTACCTTTTTCATTAAATGGTCATCTACAAAAGGTCCTTTTTTCAGGCTGCGGCCCATGAATAAACCTCCCTTCGTGATTGAGAGACGGGTTTTATCGCCCGCCGTTCAATCCCGTTATTTTTTACCTCTTCTACGAACGATATATTTATCAGACGGCTTGTTGCGTTTGCGCGTCTTGTATCCAAGAGTTGGCTGACCCCATGGAGATACTGGAGAAGGTCGACCGATTGGTGCACGTCCTTCACCACCACCGTGTGGGTGATCGCTAGGGTTCATTACAGAACCACGAACTGTAGGGCGCTTGCCTTTCCAGCGGGAACGACCAGCTTTACCAATGCTGATAAGTTCGTGCTCGATGTTGCCTACCTGACCGATGGTTGCACGGCAAGTGCTTAGTACTAAGCGTACTTCACCGGAAGTAAGGCGTA
This window of the Halobacillus sp. Marseille-Q1614 genome carries:
- the rpsS gene encoding 30S ribosomal protein S19, whose translation is MGRSLKKGPFVDDHLMKKVEKLNEDSKNQVIKTWSRRSTIFPNFVGHTIAVYDGRKHVPVYVTEDMVGHKLGEFAPSRTFKGHSGDDKKTKR